The genomic DNA atcggtatcggtaattaaagagttggacaatatcggaatatcgtcaaaaagccattatcggacatccctaataataatgtgttaattccacgactgcatatatcggttgatatcggtatcggttgatatcggtatcggtaataaaagagttggacaatattggatatcggcaaaaagcccatctagggctagatgtatattttttcatcattctagttatagtggaaaggggggccctcacaacccactaaccaaacgtgggtccacacaaagtaggcaagacgtgtgtgtgtgtgtgtgtgtgtgtgtgtgtgtgtgtgtgtgtgtgtgtgtgtgtgtgtgtgtgtgtgtgtgtgtgtgtgtgtgtgtgtgtgtgtgtgtgtgtgtgtgtgtgtgtgtgtgtgtgtgtgtgtgtgtgtgtgtgtgtgtgtgtgtgtgtgtgtgtgtgtgtgtgtgtgtgtgtgtgtgtgtgtgtgtgtgtgtgtgtgtgtgtgtgtgtgtgtgtgtgtgtgtgtgtgtgtgtgtgtgtgtgtgtgtgtgtgtgtgtgtgtgtgtgtgtgtgtgtgtgtgtgctacttGAACTTTAAATATCGGCGTCATGTAAAAAAGTCCGACtaaataaaaagtataatttCCCAGACAGAAGCACGACTATCGGGAAGCTGATCAGTTGTTACCTGGAGAAGAAAAGTGACCTGGAGGACCACACGGTGCACCTGCTCTTCTCCGCCAACCGCTGGGAGATGGTGTATGTTGGAGTACATGTAGAGAATGCATGCGCAGCACAAAGTAGTCCTATTAAAAGTAAACAGCTGCTCTTGCCTCCACACCGCAGGCCTCACATGAAGAGCAGGCTGGAGGCAGGCACCACCCTGGTGGTGGACCGCTACGCCTTCTCCGGCGCGGCGTTCACCAGCGCCAAGCCCGTGAGTTCGCCGGCCACTCCCGACTCTCCGCAGCCGCCGCGTCACCTCGTACCTTTCTGTTGCGCGCCAGGGTTTCAGCCTGGACTGGTGCACCCGGCCTGACGTGGGCCTCCCCAAGCCAGACCTGGTGGTGTTCCTGCAGCTCAGCCCCGCCCAGGCGGCGCTGCGGGGCCACTTTGGCGAGGAGCGCTACGAGACCTCCGTCTTCCAGAGAGCGGTGCAGCAGAGGTTCCAGGAGCTGATGAAGGACCCTTCCGTCAACTGGAAGGTGAGGGCCGGGACACCACCGTGGTGGAGCGTCTCCTCACCCTGGCCGTCTCCCGCAGGTCGTCGACGCGTCGCAGAGCGTGGAGGACGTGCACGATGACATCACCGCGCTGAGTCTCCACGTCctcaaagtggctggggagcagCGCCTGGAGGAGCTTTGGAAGTGAGCATCCACAACCTTGTCTTTTCTTTTGTCCTGTACACAAGTGAGCGTCCACAACCTTGTCTTTTCTTTTGTCCTGTACACAAGTGAGCGTCCACAACCTTGTCTTTTGTCCTGTACACAAGTGAGCGTCCACAACCTTGTCTTTTGTCCTGTACACAAGTGAGCGTCCACAACCTTGTCTTTTCTTTTGTCCTGTACGCAAGTGAGCATCCACAACCTTGTCTTTTCTTTTGTCCTGTACACAAGTGAGCGTCCACAACCTTGTCTTTTGTCCTGTACGCAAGTGAGCGTCCACAACCTTGTCTTTTCTTTTGTCCTGTACACAAGTGAGCGTCCACAACCTTGTCTTTTCTTTTGTCCTGTACACAAGTGAGCGTCCACAACCTTGTCTTTTGTCCTATACACAAGTGAGCGTCCACAACTTTGTCTTTTGTCCTGTACACAAGTGAGCGTCCACAACCTTGTCTTTTCTTTTGTCCTGTACACAAGTGAGCGTCCACAACCTTGTCTTTTCTTTTGTCCTGTACACAAGTGAGCGTCCACAACCTTGTCTTTTGTCCTATACACAAGTGAGCGTCCACAACTTTGTCTTTTGTCCTGTACACAAGTGAGCGTCCACAACCTTGTCTTTTCTTTTTGAGCGTCCACAACCTTGTCTTTTCTTTTTGAGCGTCCACAACCTTGTCTTTTCTTTTGTCCTGTACACAGGTGAGCGTCCACAACCTTGTCTTTTCTTTTTGAGCGTCCACAACCTTGTGTTTTCTTTTGTCCTGTACACAGGTGAGCGTCCACAACCTTGTCTTTTGTCCTGTCCATGTGGAACAACACGTACATTAAAGCAGCACATGGGTGAGAGAGGACTGACACGTCCATCTTCAACTGTGAaacaagcttcttttttttttagcagaaaGTCCAATTATGTCACAAAAGAAGCAGcaaaaagtccaaaaatataAAAGTGATTTTGCTAAAAACAAGAGTTGAAAAATGCCACATTTTTTTATATCAGTCATTTTTTTGTCAATTGAGGCGGAAAAAAAGTGCAAGTTAATAAAAATATTGCGGCTGAAGCTGTCCAAAGTATTCTAAAAGTGCCCTTGAATGTGgcgctaacatattatttatcattttattattttgtcaaaattatgagggacaagctgtaaaaatagaTTACTAAATCTACTtgtacatttactgttaatataataataataataatagattttgtttgtaaaaagcactttacattgagtaagccagtgtttttcaaccactgtgctgtggcacactagtgtaccgtgggaaattatgtcatttcacctaattgggttaaaaaatattatttgcaaaccagtaattatttgTGATGTCAAGAGATGGGCAGAGTaacagtgtaatactcttccatatcagtaggtggcagcaggtagctaattgcttagtACATGTGgggacatggtttgtcgtgatcacaatatgcttcaaccaaaaataacaaaaggcattgaagcttaggggtgGCGACGCAAAACGAAAATAAATCTGAACgggctgcaaagtcaacaaaaacagaatgctggacgacagcaaagacttgcagcttgtggcgtccacaaagtacatctctacatgacgtgacaatcaacaacaaaataggagcgccagacaagaagtaaaacactacacacgggaaaacaccaaaatactccaaataagtcagggggtgatgtgacaggtggtgacagtacacctaattcgagacaagagctacagtgcatgcttggttatgctttgaattTTTACCCAACGATTGCGAGAGCGACTTTTCGCCGCCAATATCGGGTgccgagtttaattttttttgtgtctttcgctggtggtgtgccttgggaTTACGTGCctgggctcagaaaaggttgaaaaacaccggagtaaacaacctcaaagtgctacagtgtattaatagataataaaataaataatacaaataaaaactagaacagccaaatagctaaaactagtatgcgtatatctaaaaaaaaaaaaggctttttaaaaaataagggtttttaatcctttttttaaaagcatccacagtctgtggtgccctcaggtggtcagggagagcgttccacaggctgggagcggcggagcagaaagccccggtctcccgttgttcgtggctttgtcctcggaggttggaggaggttagctcaTGCAGTTAATACAAAAAAGGTGTGATAACACACCtgctctgccagagaataagaagactcaGAAGGTGAAGATcagtgttgtttacaatggagcgagagagattcggaccgagaaagtgacgattaccccattaatttgagcgaggatgaaagattcgtggatgaggaacgttagagtgacgaactagagaggcagtgcagggtgtatctttttttgctctgaccgtaacttaggtacaagctggctcattggattccacactctctcctttttctattgtggatcacagatttgtatttgaaaccacctgggatactatatcctcttgaaaatgagagtcgagaacgcgaaatggacattcagtgccttttatctccacgac from Entelurus aequoreus isolate RoL-2023_Sb linkage group LG27, RoL_Eaeq_v1.1, whole genome shotgun sequence includes the following:
- the dtymk gene encoding thymidylate kinase isoform X1, with amino-acid sequence MACKRGALIVLEGVDKAGKSTQCKKLVEALQQSGHPAEVIRFPDRSTTIGKLISCYLEKKSDLEDHTVHLLFSANRWEMVYVGVHVENACAAQSSPIKSKQLLLPPHRRPHMKSRLEAGTTLVVDRYAFSGAAFTSAKPGFSLDWCTRPDVGLPKPDLVVFLQLSPAQAALRGHFGEERYETSVFQRAVQQRFQELMKDPSVNWKVVDASQSVEDVHDDITALSLHVLKVAGEQRLEELWK
- the dtymk gene encoding thymidylate kinase isoform X3; translation: MACKRGALIVLEGVDKAGKSTQCKKLVEALQQSGHPAEVIRFPDRSTTIGKLISCYLEKKSDLEDHTVHLLFSANRWEMVPHMKSRLEAGTTLVVDRYAFSGAAFTSAKPGFSLDWCTRPDVGLPKPDLVVFLQLSPAQAALRGHFGEERYETSVFQRAVQQRFQELMKDPSVNWKVVDASQSVEDVHDDITALSLHVLKVAGEQRLEELWK
- the dtymk gene encoding thymidylate kinase isoform X2, with translation MACKRGALIVLEGVDKAGKSTQCKKLVEALQQSGHPAEVIRFPDRSTTIGKLISCYLEKKSDLEDHTVHLLFSANRWEMVYVGVHVENACAAQSSPIKSKQLLLPPHRRPHMKSRLEAGTTLVVDRYAFSGAAFTSAKPGFSLDWCTRPDVGLPKPDLVVFLQLSPAQAALRGHFGEERYETSVFQRAVQQRFQELMKDPSVNWKVVDASQSVEDVHDDITALSLHVLKVAGEQRLEELWK